The Betta splendens chromosome 2, fBetSpl5.4, whole genome shotgun sequence nucleotide sequence TATTGAGCGTTTGATTTACCGTACACCCTGGAATACGGGCGCAGTACATTTGAGCGCGGCTGCCTTGACCCCAGTGTTATTGTTTGATTCTAAGTAGTAACTAAGTGTTTTGCAGATTAATGGTCCTTGTCTGTTCCTTGATGAATGCTGTCCCTTCagtttcccagcatgccttggGTGTGGAGGTGCACGAGGGGGAGGACTGCGTCGTCCTGTCCCTCCAGGTCAACGTCTCCACCTCAGATAGGTCTACGGTGGTGTGGGACCGAAAGGATCTGAAGAAGGAGAACGTTCACATCCGTCAGCCGAGTGGAGACGACttaacagaacagaaccccATTTATGCCAACCGGACCTGGATGGGGCCGGACGCCCTGCGGACCGGAGACCTCAGCCTCACGCTGAGGCGGCCGGCGGTCACGGACAGCGGAACCTACACCTGCACCGTCCGCCGCCTCGGGCTGCAACTGGCCTCCActgatgtgcagctgcaggtcacaggTCAGAGGTTCTGGAACCAGTGTTAAATGTACCCAGCAGAGATAATGTGACTCATTTACTGCTTGTGTCAACTCCAGAACCGCCTCTGGTCTGGCCCTGGGTTCTGGCAGGCGTCCTGGTTCCCCTGCTCGTCCTGGGAGCTGGTTTTGGTGTCATCGCGTTTCTTGCACATAAAGCGATGAAGGACAGACTAAGTACGTTCTGTTTGTTATAGGAtatgctggttctggttctgatcagTCCACAGAGCCTGCTTTATGTTATGTAACACATTCATCTGTTGCTCTGAACCCTGAGTCCTCACAGTCCAGTCAGTAGAGCTCTTCAGTAGAACTCTCTGGACCTCTGATCTAAAGGTTCcgtctggttctgtctggttccgTCTGGTTCCGTCTGCTCTCAGAGACCCAGCTGAAGGTGGCGGAGGTGACAGAGGGAGCAGATAAGGTCACACTGACCTGTACCACCACAGCTGACGTCAGAGGGGACATCACGGTGGAGTGGAGACGCTCGGTTCCTCACTACAAGATCATCCACACCTACAGGGACGGAACCCACCGACCCGAGGCCGACTACACGGGCCGCACAGCCATGCAGGGGAACCCGACGAAGGGAGAACTCAGTCTGACCCTGCAGAACCCTCGGCTGGAAGATGGAGGCGTGTACATCTGCACCGTTTACAACCAAGGAGAGATCCTGAGACAGAAGATAGTGGTTCTGAATGTCAGAGGTCAGTGCGGTACcgtccagagcagaaccagtATGTGGGTCCATCTTGAGGAGATGAAAAAGGTTCATTAGCATTGGGTTGAGGTCCTGCGGCGTTTGGAATGGGTTTGGACCTCAACAAGTCCGTTCTGTGctcccaggccatcacacttgGTACTGATTCAGGTCCAGTGAATCGGGTCATAACATTCGggttcttcttctctgcagagACCTGGATTAAAACCATCAGGGGCTTGTTCCAGTGCTGCACCAATCAGAACAACGGTGTCGTTGGTTCTGAGAGGCCCAGGTAATGTTCTGTACAGTCATGTGACCTCAGGACAAGGAGTTCTGGTCCGACACAGTCTGGGTGTGACtcactgttttctgtctgtgcagaACCACAGGGAACCAGCTCGAAGCAGCAGAAAACCAAGAGCTGATGCTTGAAGTCCAGAATGGTTCTGATCCGAGAGAGCCTGGAACTGACGGCTCTGTGTAATGTTCTGTAATAATGTTCTCAGTATTTATCAGAACCCATCACTGTCATTGTTAGTTTATGTAAGAATCAAACGTGAGGGAGTCGCTGAGCTCCAGACGTCAGCAGCCTGTGATGACGTCACCTCTGCTCTCCATCACTGGACGTCCAACGGTTCCGCTGCTTCGCGTCACACTGATCCAACCCGGAACCAGACAGAACAAACGCGGTTCCAAGCAGAGCGAGCATGATCTGGTTCTCCAGGTGTAACGTGGGTCAGAGTTGGATCACGTGTTCTGTCTGGTTGGGTCGCTGTAACTGGACGTGGTTCTGACCCTGAAGGTGGAGCATCAATCACTCATTTACTATGAACTGATGAGACCACGTGTGACGCGAGGAACAGAAccttctggttctgcttttgttctgcTGTTCCTCCCTCGGTGCCGTTCTGGTCTTGGCTCAGTCTTACCGGGTTCAGTCTCTGCATGTTTACATGGACACTAATCAGCTGAtgtgaaactgctgctgagtCTCACATCCACTTTCAGACTGAAGGCGAACGGGAAGTTTTAGTTTTTGGTTTTGGATTTTATGAGGTTACATTTGTTTTTAGATTCATGTCTTAACTTGTGTTTGAACAGAAAACTGTTTTTATAAGCTGCataaaaacctttaataaaAGCCAGTTTCTAGAGTTTGGTGTCTGATTTCCTTCATGTTCAGTGGAACCGACCCGGTTCTTAGatgagctgagagcagctgctggactgagACGAGGACGGTGGTTCGGTTCTGGTTCAGAACCAGGACCGAgtccaacacacagagcagctccttTAGTCCCTGAGGCCAAGCTTCAAACTATTCACTCATCCATTCATCTCCAGTTTCACTGTTTCACTCATGGACTCGATGTGTCAGGAGCTGCTTTCAGCCGCACGTCTTCTGTTTGATGACAAACTGCCTTCTGTGTTTTTACTTTCTCCTGGTCAGAACCTTGGATCACTGTCAGAACCCGGAGCCTCCTGCAGTTACAGGCTGCTGACTCTCAGTTAAACATGCTCTGTAGAACCTTTGCTTGTGTCTGCGGTTCTGTTGGGGCTGTAGGACGGCACCATGGGTTTATTCCTGTTTAACAGGTTTAGGACAGAGTGAAGCTGTTCATCCACTGCAGAACTGCGCTTTAAGCAGCTTCACTCGGACTCATCCGCCCTCGCTGAGTGAAGCTGAGGTTCAGTCTTCTGCTGCATCAGACTGGAATCTGTGCAACACCGCCTCACATGCCTCGTGGCTTGGGAAGCGACAGGTTCCAGGTTCAAgtccaccaggtgtgtccttgagcaggacACTTCATGCTCATGTAGCAGGTGACTGCTCCTTCAGAGAATGGGTCAAAACGCAGGAaacaaatgtcccctctgtggAACTGAGGgagtctcctccctccttcgtTCTTTATTCTAGTGATGGTGAGATGAAGCCTCTTGAGGCGTTGAACCACTTGAGCCACTTGGTTCGAGAAAGGGTCCATATGTCGAAGCTTCATGTGCACACGGAACCACCTACTGGCCAAGTGTAGAATCACAGGCATCTGTATCTGAACCACATAATGTGTGATGCATTGAATTGAACTGTCTGTTGGAAATGACTATGAATTACAAAAGAATGCATGTCCAAATTGTTTCTGTACATAAATCATCACATAAGAACATAGTTATTTTGAATGTATCCTGTGTGTTTCCCAAAATGCTACTAGAATATGGCAGGTTGagctgtttttctgaaaatgacaTGGTCACGATCAGGCGCTCTTCCTAAACTCAAACTCACTAAATATCTCAAAACTAGTGATGGGTCCAGCAACACAGATGCGTCGGCGCATGTGTCGAGCTcatagagcgaaacactgtgtcggtgcgcgtatcgcgttgggaaaccacgtgaccgatacagttcctgtatcagtcactgtctgacgcgccagactgtgtttataaggaagcgcatgtgtcgggctgcatctgccgaatggaatccatgagcgtttgccgttcatcgtcaaattcatctataattcatctcatatcggaaaataaggtgtctttttgatttaattttataataaagtgaaagtgtattaataaaataattaattaattttaaaaaggtttGCACTTGAtgtatctgaattcagattaatttcaaagtgactcttagtttactaataatagtatttcatgcaggttaaatttcatatttattcgacagaactttcctatttaaaccaaACCATCTCAGAGttttgaccccagcaacacttctagaccccagatttaaatcactctggttccgcagttcctccaagtgcaatgaggccgtcagtagactgcagtcagaacagcagctgtctgcacccacttcaggcatgttattcagcattatttgtttcttgatgtttggaaatggtgtactaaaatggcagtgtgttgtttctagataacctttggcatgatctcctcattgcagtgggcagagagaccacatttgtttaaaaaaaacaaacaaaaaaagcatcCTCATtgacaacatgttcacttagatgtTTACGTTATGATACCTGTCCACTTTATCGaatgtatctaaaaatatcaattttaaatgtaaatgaagatgtgaaataatactatataacatacaatggcttaac carries:
- the LOC114868928 gene encoding uncharacterized protein LOC114868928, with translation MSHALFRRKTNMDRVVVLLILLHVSQHALGVEVHEGEDCVVLSLQVNVSTSDRSTVVWDRKDLKKENVHIRQPSGDDLTEQNPIYANRTWMGPDALRTGDLSLTLRRPAVTDSGTYTCTVRRLGLQLASTDVQLQVTEPPLVWPWVLAGVLVPLLVLGAGFGVIAFLAHKAMKDRLKTQLKVAEVTEGADKVTLTCTTTADVRGDITVEWRRSVPHYKIIHTYRDGTHRPEADYTGRTAMQGNPTKGELSLTLQNPRLEDGGVYICTVYNQGEILRQKIVVLNVRETWIKTIRGLFQCCTNQNNGVVGSERPRTTGNQLEAAENQELMLEVQNGSDPREPGTDGSV